From a single Opisthocomus hoazin isolate bOpiHoa1 chromosome 6, bOpiHoa1.hap1, whole genome shotgun sequence genomic region:
- the SLC6A9 gene encoding sodium- and chloride-dependent glycine transporter 1 isoform X2: MADKCSEGLLNGAVPGEQGKQDKSVKRGNWGNQIEFMLTSVGYAVGLGNVWRFPYLCYRNGGGAFMFPYFIMLVFCGIPLFFMELSFGQFASQGCLGVWKVSPIFKGVGYGMMVVSTYIGIYYNVVICIAFYYFFVSMTRVLPWAYCSNAWNTPDCVGVLDGNLSSRAALNLTRFLNTTQKRTSPSEEYWRRYVLDLSDDIGNLGEVRLPLLGCLGVSWVVVFLCLIKGVKSSGKVVYFTATFPYVVLTILFVRGITLEGALTGITYYLTPQWDKILDAKVWGDAASQIFYSLGCAWGGLITMASYNKFHNNCYRDSIIISITNCATSVYAGFVIFSILGFMANHLGVDVSKVADHGPGLAFVAYPEALTLLPISPLWSVLFFFMLILLGLGTQFCLLETLVTAIVDEVGNEWIIRRKTFVTLGVAVAGFLLGVPLTMQAGIYWLLLMDNYAASFSLVVISCIMCVAIMYIYGHRNYFKDIEMMLGFPPPLFFQICWRFISPAIIFFILVFTVIQYRPISYNDYVYPTWAISIGFLMALSSVICIPIYAIYKVCRSEGDTLLERLKNATKASKDWGPALAEHRSGRYAPAFGPSAESHLEVQPLQPEKAPSEAAAASPVRGSNGSAHSQDSRL; encoded by the exons ATGGCCGATAAGTGCAGCGAGGGGCTACTG AATGGCGCCgtgcccggggagcagggcaAGCAGGACAAGAGCGTCAAGCGTGGCAACTGGGGCAACCAGATCGAGTTCATGCTGACCAGCGTAGGCTacgccgtggggctgggcaacGTCTGGCGCTTCCCATACCTCTGCTACCGCAATGGGGGAG GTGCCTTCATGTTCCCCTACTTCATCATGCTGGTGTTTTGCGGCATCCCCCTCTTCTTCATGGAGCTCTCCTTCGGGCAGTTCGCCAGTCAGGGCTGCCTCGGCGTCTGGAAGGTCAGCCCCATTTTCAAAG GCGTGGGCTACGGGATGATGGTGGTGTCCACGTACATCGGGATCTACTACAACGTGGTGATCTGTATTGCCTTCTACTACTTCTTTGTGTCCATGACGCGCGTGCTGCCCTGGGCGTACTGCAGCAACGCCTGGAACACGCCCGACTGCGTGGGGGTGCTGGACGGGAACCTCTCCAGCCGCGCTGCCCTCAACCTCACCCGCTTCCTCAACACCACCCAGAAGCGCACCAGCCCCAGCGAGGAGTACTGGAG GAGGTACGTGCTGGACCTGTCGGACGACATCGGGAACCTGGGCGAGGTGCGGTTGCCGCTCCTGGGCTGCCTCGGCGTCTCCTGGGTCGTCGTCTTCCTCTGCCTCATCAAGGGCGTCAAGTCCTCGGGGAAG GTGGTGTACTTCACTGCCACCTTCCCCTACGTGGTGCTCACCATCCTCTTCGTGCGTGGCATCACGCTGGAGGGGGCCCTCACCGGCATCACGTACTACCTGACGCCGCAGTGGGACAAGATCCTCGACGCCAAG GTGTGGGGTGATGCAGCCTCACAGATCTTCTACTCGCTGGGCTGTGCCTGGGGTGGGCTCATCACCATGGCCTCCTATAACAAGTTCCACAACAACTGCTACCG GGACAGCATCATCATCAGCATCACCAACTGCGCCACCAGTGTCTACGCTGGCTTCGTCATCTTCTCCATCCTGGGCTTCATGGCCAACCACCTGGGTGTGGATGTCTCCAAGGTGGCCGACCACGGCCCCGGCCTGGCCTTCGTCGCCTACCCCGAGGCCCTCACCCTGCTCCCCATCTCACCCCTCTGGTCCGTCCTCTTCTTCTTCATGCTCATTCTCCTGGGGCTGGGCACACAG TTCTGCCTGCTGGAGACACTGGTCACAGCCATTGTGGACGAGGTGGGCAACGAGTGGATCATCCGCAGGAAGACCTTTGTGACGCTGGGGGTGGCCGTGGCAGGCTTCCTGCTGGGTGTCCCGCTCACCATGCAG GCTGGCATCTACTGGCTGCTGCTGATGGACAACTACGCTGCCAGCTTCTCCCTGGTCGTCATCTCCTGCATCATGTGTGTGGCCATCATGTACATCTACG GGCACCGCAACTACTTCAAGGACATTGAGATGATGCTGGGCTTCCCGCCCCCGCTCTTCTTCCAGATCTGCTGGCGCTTCATCTCGCCCGCCATCATCTTT TTCATCCTGGTCTTCACAGTGATCCAGTACCGGCCCATCTCCTACAACGACTACGTCTACCCCACCTGGGCCATCAGCATCGGCTTCCTCATGGCGCTCTCCTCCGTCATCTGCATCCCCATCTACGCCATCTACAAAGTCTGCCGCTCCGAGGGGGACACACTGCTGGAG CGCTTGAAAAACGCCACCAAGGCCAGCAAGGACTGGGGCCCGGCGCTGGCGGAGCACCGCAGCGGGCGCTACGCCCCGGCGTTCGGCCCCTCCGCCGAGTCCCACCTGgaggtgcagcccctgcagccggAGAAGGCCCCGAGCGAGGCGGCGGCTGCCTCCCCCGTGCGGGGCAGCAACGgctcagcccacagccaggaCTCCAGACTGTga
- the SLC6A9 gene encoding sodium- and chloride-dependent glycine transporter 1 isoform X1: MKPGTRRVGQPGPPRPHQQNGAVPGEQGKQDKSVKRGNWGNQIEFMLTSVGYAVGLGNVWRFPYLCYRNGGGAFMFPYFIMLVFCGIPLFFMELSFGQFASQGCLGVWKVSPIFKGVGYGMMVVSTYIGIYYNVVICIAFYYFFVSMTRVLPWAYCSNAWNTPDCVGVLDGNLSSRAALNLTRFLNTTQKRTSPSEEYWRRYVLDLSDDIGNLGEVRLPLLGCLGVSWVVVFLCLIKGVKSSGKVVYFTATFPYVVLTILFVRGITLEGALTGITYYLTPQWDKILDAKVWGDAASQIFYSLGCAWGGLITMASYNKFHNNCYRDSIIISITNCATSVYAGFVIFSILGFMANHLGVDVSKVADHGPGLAFVAYPEALTLLPISPLWSVLFFFMLILLGLGTQFCLLETLVTAIVDEVGNEWIIRRKTFVTLGVAVAGFLLGVPLTMQAGIYWLLLMDNYAASFSLVVISCIMCVAIMYIYGHRNYFKDIEMMLGFPPPLFFQICWRFISPAIIFFILVFTVIQYRPISYNDYVYPTWAISIGFLMALSSVICIPIYAIYKVCRSEGDTLLERLKNATKASKDWGPALAEHRSGRYAPAFGPSAESHLEVQPLQPEKAPSEAAAASPVRGSNGSAHSQDSRL, translated from the exons ATGAAGCCGGGGACTCGCCGAGTCGGCCAGCCTGGCCCCCCCAGGCCCCATCAGCAG AATGGCGCCgtgcccggggagcagggcaAGCAGGACAAGAGCGTCAAGCGTGGCAACTGGGGCAACCAGATCGAGTTCATGCTGACCAGCGTAGGCTacgccgtggggctgggcaacGTCTGGCGCTTCCCATACCTCTGCTACCGCAATGGGGGAG GTGCCTTCATGTTCCCCTACTTCATCATGCTGGTGTTTTGCGGCATCCCCCTCTTCTTCATGGAGCTCTCCTTCGGGCAGTTCGCCAGTCAGGGCTGCCTCGGCGTCTGGAAGGTCAGCCCCATTTTCAAAG GCGTGGGCTACGGGATGATGGTGGTGTCCACGTACATCGGGATCTACTACAACGTGGTGATCTGTATTGCCTTCTACTACTTCTTTGTGTCCATGACGCGCGTGCTGCCCTGGGCGTACTGCAGCAACGCCTGGAACACGCCCGACTGCGTGGGGGTGCTGGACGGGAACCTCTCCAGCCGCGCTGCCCTCAACCTCACCCGCTTCCTCAACACCACCCAGAAGCGCACCAGCCCCAGCGAGGAGTACTGGAG GAGGTACGTGCTGGACCTGTCGGACGACATCGGGAACCTGGGCGAGGTGCGGTTGCCGCTCCTGGGCTGCCTCGGCGTCTCCTGGGTCGTCGTCTTCCTCTGCCTCATCAAGGGCGTCAAGTCCTCGGGGAAG GTGGTGTACTTCACTGCCACCTTCCCCTACGTGGTGCTCACCATCCTCTTCGTGCGTGGCATCACGCTGGAGGGGGCCCTCACCGGCATCACGTACTACCTGACGCCGCAGTGGGACAAGATCCTCGACGCCAAG GTGTGGGGTGATGCAGCCTCACAGATCTTCTACTCGCTGGGCTGTGCCTGGGGTGGGCTCATCACCATGGCCTCCTATAACAAGTTCCACAACAACTGCTACCG GGACAGCATCATCATCAGCATCACCAACTGCGCCACCAGTGTCTACGCTGGCTTCGTCATCTTCTCCATCCTGGGCTTCATGGCCAACCACCTGGGTGTGGATGTCTCCAAGGTGGCCGACCACGGCCCCGGCCTGGCCTTCGTCGCCTACCCCGAGGCCCTCACCCTGCTCCCCATCTCACCCCTCTGGTCCGTCCTCTTCTTCTTCATGCTCATTCTCCTGGGGCTGGGCACACAG TTCTGCCTGCTGGAGACACTGGTCACAGCCATTGTGGACGAGGTGGGCAACGAGTGGATCATCCGCAGGAAGACCTTTGTGACGCTGGGGGTGGCCGTGGCAGGCTTCCTGCTGGGTGTCCCGCTCACCATGCAG GCTGGCATCTACTGGCTGCTGCTGATGGACAACTACGCTGCCAGCTTCTCCCTGGTCGTCATCTCCTGCATCATGTGTGTGGCCATCATGTACATCTACG GGCACCGCAACTACTTCAAGGACATTGAGATGATGCTGGGCTTCCCGCCCCCGCTCTTCTTCCAGATCTGCTGGCGCTTCATCTCGCCCGCCATCATCTTT TTCATCCTGGTCTTCACAGTGATCCAGTACCGGCCCATCTCCTACAACGACTACGTCTACCCCACCTGGGCCATCAGCATCGGCTTCCTCATGGCGCTCTCCTCCGTCATCTGCATCCCCATCTACGCCATCTACAAAGTCTGCCGCTCCGAGGGGGACACACTGCTGGAG CGCTTGAAAAACGCCACCAAGGCCAGCAAGGACTGGGGCCCGGCGCTGGCGGAGCACCGCAGCGGGCGCTACGCCCCGGCGTTCGGCCCCTCCGCCGAGTCCCACCTGgaggtgcagcccctgcagccggAGAAGGCCCCGAGCGAGGCGGCGGCTGCCTCCCCCGTGCGGGGCAGCAACGgctcagcccacagccaggaCTCCAGACTGTga